The following coding sequences lie in one Thermomicrobium sp. 4228-Ro genomic window:
- the ndk gene encoding nucleoside-diphosphate kinase, translated as MERSLIIVKPDAVQRGLIGEILRRLEQRGLRFIGLKLMWIDRELAERHYAEHRGKAFFEELLSFITSGPVVVGVVEGPRAIEVTRKTMGKTDPAEAEPGTIRGDLALSIAQNVIHGSDSPEKAAYEISLFFREDELVSYERAIDRWIMG; from the coding sequence GTGGAGCGATCGTTGATCATCGTGAAGCCGGATGCAGTGCAGCGGGGCCTGATCGGGGAGATCTTGCGACGGTTGGAGCAACGGGGTCTCCGATTCATCGGGCTGAAGCTGATGTGGATCGACCGGGAGCTTGCGGAACGACACTATGCGGAGCATCGCGGGAAGGCGTTTTTCGAGGAGTTATTGTCGTTCATCACCTCGGGGCCAGTGGTCGTGGGGGTGGTGGAAGGGCCGCGCGCGATCGAGGTGACGCGCAAGACGATGGGGAAGACGGATCCGGCGGAGGCTGAGCCGGGGACGATCCGGGGGGATCTGGCGCTGTCGATCGCGCAGAATGTGATTCACGGCTCGGACAGCCCGGAAAAGGCAGCGTACGAGATCAGCCTGTTCTTCCGCGAGGACGAGCTGGTGAGCTACGAGCGAGCGATCGACCGGTGGATCATGGGCTGA
- a CDS encoding tetratricopeptide repeat protein, with product MSAIPLGEAVERAQRAIGEGRLDVAKAIVEAIRSAAPEAAITQRLWSQVLLEEDAETAERVLVRAVEIDPEDADAWALLAETRRRQGDRDAARRLLQVAWESAPWRREFAERLLEWYREDGQDGQLWLSRAGLSAVYVAQGWWTRAGEECRAVLEVTSERWDLRQRLCLALWWLGAREEAAAEAERLLAERPEMVGALIVATLAARERGDESTARRHRELLWTLDPVGESIARCVPVERWEERAWLRAPEQVLVEERWTVASLGVTALLWDLPTDEELEAARPSGQPIEEEALGVEMLTLAEEMAGESESHAGEFASEVAEEAPAGGETLWELPSDEEIEAARPASELERGWTSLLEELGASGVEPLVIEEAGEGPPVSAVVERASETPGEEAVSAEAGTWLTAGRGAEEGGVGQVERLAGTEDVEAARIGSTAGETEHWEPSAPAVSGVSDRTAGAEVEVGSIVVEFERLLASGAVGEAVRLAQRVVHRGGEDAEALVPQLERLVAEGGPGSRQAAMALGAFYRRRGETGRAARYYELALRLRGE from the coding sequence ATGAGTGCCATTCCGCTGGGCGAAGCTGTGGAGAGAGCTCAGCGCGCGATCGGGGAGGGGCGACTGGACGTAGCCAAAGCGATCGTCGAGGCGATCCGTTCGGCCGCACCGGAAGCAGCGATCACGCAGCGGCTGTGGAGCCAGGTTCTGCTGGAGGAGGACGCCGAAACGGCCGAGCGAGTCCTGGTGCGGGCGGTCGAGATCGATCCGGAAGATGCCGACGCGTGGGCCTTGCTCGCGGAGACACGGCGACGCCAGGGTGATCGCGACGCTGCGCGCCGGTTGCTGCAGGTCGCCTGGGAGTCGGCGCCCTGGCGCAGGGAGTTCGCCGAGCGGCTGCTCGAGTGGTACCGGGAGGACGGACAGGATGGCCAGTTGTGGCTGTCCCGAGCGGGGCTGTCGGCGGTGTATGTTGCCCAGGGGTGGTGGACGCGCGCCGGCGAAGAATGCCGGGCGGTGCTGGAGGTAACGAGCGAACGGTGGGATCTCCGCCAACGGTTGTGCCTGGCCTTATGGTGGCTGGGTGCGCGCGAGGAAGCTGCCGCAGAGGCGGAGCGGCTGTTGGCGGAGCGCCCCGAGATGGTGGGCGCGCTCATCGTGGCGACATTAGCAGCCCGCGAACGGGGAGACGAGTCGACGGCGCGACGACACCGCGAACTCCTCTGGACGCTCGATCCGGTGGGTGAGTCGATCGCTCGGTGCGTTCCGGTGGAGCGATGGGAGGAACGAGCCTGGTTGCGAGCGCCGGAACAGGTGCTGGTGGAGGAACGCTGGACGGTTGCGTCGCTCGGCGTGACAGCGCTGCTCTGGGACCTGCCGACGGACGAGGAGCTGGAGGCGGCTCGGCCGAGTGGCCAACCGATCGAGGAAGAAGCACTCGGGGTGGAGATGCTGACCCTCGCCGAGGAGATGGCGGGAGAGAGCGAGAGCCACGCTGGGGAGTTTGCGAGCGAGGTGGCAGAGGAGGCACCAGCCGGGGGAGAGACGCTCTGGGAACTGCCGAGCGATGAGGAGATCGAGGCAGCGCGCCCGGCGAGCGAACTGGAACGCGGATGGACGAGCCTCCTCGAGGAACTCGGCGCGAGCGGAGTGGAGCCGCTCGTCATCGAAGAAGCCGGGGAGGGCCCTCCGGTGAGCGCGGTGGTGGAGAGAGCGAGCGAGACTCCAGGCGAGGAGGCGGTGAGCGCGGAAGCGGGAACATGGCTCACCGCGGGAAGAGGAGCCGAGGAGGGTGGCGTCGGGCAGGTGGAGCGGTTGGCAGGGACGGAAGACGTCGAAGCGGCGAGAATCGGATCGACGGCAGGGGAGACGGAGCACTGGGAACCGAGCGCACCGGCGGTCAGCGGGGTGAGCGATCGGACAGCGGGTGCGGAAGTGGAAGTTGGCTCGATCGTCGTGGAGTTCGAGCGGCTGCTTGCCAGCGGGGCGGTCGGAGAAGCGGTACGGTTGGCCCAGCGGGTTGTCCATCGCGGGGGAGAGGACGCTGAGGCGCTGGTGCCGCAGCTGGAGCGGCTGGTCGCGGAGGGCGGGCCAGGATCCCGGCAGGCGGCGATGGCGCTGGGTGCCTTCTACCGGCGGCGAGGGGAAACGGGCCGAGCGGCGCGGTACTACGAGTTGGCGCTCCGGCTACGCGGTGAGTAG
- a CDS encoding CAP domain-containing protein encodes MLRRFAIWTTVAAVALVTLLSLAPSAAAASPTGYEVAPVFRDFYQRYGGVPVFGFPLGPATFENGYLVQYFERQRFEYHPEYADTEYAVLLGLLGKEAAVREGRDLRRVAPIPGRRYIAETGHNIAPEFLSYWESRGSVRLFGYPITEPFWENGLLVQYFERARFEYHPDLAGTEWAVLLGRLGAEIWAERQRDVAYQGNSLALQLAQLINDRRRAAGIAPLTLDATLTAIAQQRSDDMARRGYFAHVSPEGRTAFDLIAATGIPWRYAGETLQRNNYPLAQTAAEAARSLFASPSHREILLDPRFTHFGVAEATASDGMHYYTVVLIQQ; translated from the coding sequence ATGCTTCGTCGGTTCGCCATTTGGACGACGGTCGCTGCTGTCGCCTTGGTTACGCTCCTTTCACTCGCCCCCAGTGCAGCCGCGGCGAGCCCGACTGGCTACGAGGTCGCGCCGGTGTTCCGGGATTTCTACCAGCGCTACGGTGGCGTTCCGGTCTTCGGTTTTCCCCTCGGCCCAGCGACGTTCGAGAACGGCTATCTCGTCCAGTACTTCGAGCGTCAGCGATTCGAGTATCACCCCGAGTATGCCGATACCGAATACGCCGTGCTTCTCGGTCTGCTCGGCAAGGAAGCCGCCGTCCGCGAGGGACGCGATCTCCGAAGGGTTGCGCCGATTCCGGGTCGACGCTACATCGCCGAGACCGGCCACAACATCGCGCCCGAATTTCTTTCCTACTGGGAGAGCCGCGGTAGCGTACGGCTGTTCGGGTATCCGATCACCGAACCCTTCTGGGAGAACGGGTTGCTCGTCCAGTACTTCGAGCGCGCACGCTTCGAATATCACCCGGACCTGGCTGGTACCGAATGGGCTGTCCTCCTCGGCCGCCTCGGGGCCGAGATCTGGGCGGAGCGGCAACGTGACGTCGCCTATCAGGGCAATTCGCTGGCACTGCAGCTGGCCCAGCTGATCAACGACCGCCGTCGTGCTGCAGGCATCGCTCCACTGACGCTCGACGCGACCTTGACCGCGATCGCCCAGCAGCGCAGCGACGATATGGCTCGTCGCGGGTATTTCGCGCACGTCTCTCCAGAAGGGCGGACGGCCTTCGATCTCATCGCGGCGACCGGCATACCGTGGCGTTACGCTGGTGAGACCTTGCAGCGCAACAACTACCCGTTGGCGCAGACCGCGGCCGAGGCAGCGCGCTCGCTCTTCGCGAGCCCCTCGCATCGAGAGATCCTGCTCGACCCGCGCTTCACGCACTTCGGCGTCGCCGAGGCGACCGCCAGCGACGGTATGCACTACTACACCGTGGTCCTGATCCAGCAATGA
- a CDS encoding YczE/YyaS/YitT family protein: MLRRWVTLVSGLFLFALALVLGLQSGLGAYSWVVFQDGLARHTVLTVGQASIAVSAIVVGVSWLLGVPPGIGTLANLVLIGVFMDVLLWLGWVPEATSFVGGAIEVGLSVILLGIATGMYSGADFGAGPRDSLMLALARRTGWSVSWVRWALEVSVTIAGIVLGGSFGVGTIVVALTVGPAVRLGFYLFGLDAQGYRRNNEGA; the protein is encoded by the coding sequence ATGCTCAGGCGGTGGGTCACGCTGGTCTCTGGGTTGTTTCTCTTCGCACTCGCGCTGGTGCTGGGGCTTCAGAGTGGCCTGGGTGCCTATTCCTGGGTCGTCTTCCAGGACGGACTTGCCCGGCACACGGTCTTGACGGTCGGGCAGGCGAGCATCGCGGTGAGTGCCATCGTTGTCGGGGTCAGCTGGCTGCTCGGCGTGCCCCCGGGCATCGGAACGTTGGCCAACCTCGTGCTGATCGGTGTGTTCATGGATGTGTTGCTGTGGCTCGGCTGGGTTCCCGAAGCCACCTCGTTCGTCGGCGGTGCGATCGAAGTCGGACTGTCCGTGATTCTGCTGGGTATCGCCACCGGGATGTACAGCGGGGCTGACTTCGGTGCTGGACCGCGTGATAGCCTCATGCTGGCACTGGCGCGTCGGACCGGGTGGTCGGTCAGCTGGGTCCGGTGGGCACTGGAGGTTTCGGTCACGATAGCCGGAATCGTTCTCGGTGGATCGTTCGGCGTGGGAACGATCGTCGTCGCGTTGACGGTCGGGCCAGCTGTGCGCCTCGGATTTTATCTCTTCGGTCTCGACGCACAGGGTTACCGGAGGAACAACGAGGGAGCGTGA
- a CDS encoding queuosine 5'-phosphate N-glycosylase/hydrolase: MLSAYRTLPDPLGIRAATRIVLERARWVQLDPGGIERILTLLPTPLPDLPDWDHPLHWRGTPEQTANYVLLLDALNFCFWGEPRWRIRYRDQLYDGYWALAAALRRALERGQPLYDARYLAQLTDDQIADLFAGEGTIPLLSWRIEHVREVAQGLLTACDGQFAHLVRSAAGSAAALVRLVSELFPSFRDFASYAGLVVPFSKRAQLLCTDLAGAFQGRDLGSFHDLDALTAFADYKLPQVLRFYGALRYAEPLARRIDAREEIPAGSPEEVEIRAATVCAVDELVARLHAQGQVAAAWQVDWALWQLGQSLPPDAPPYHRTRTRFY, translated from the coding sequence ATGCTGTCTGCATACCGAACCCTACCCGACCCTCTCGGCATCCGCGCTGCGACGCGCATCGTCCTCGAACGCGCTCGCTGGGTGCAGCTCGATCCAGGCGGGATCGAGCGTATACTCACTCTTCTTCCCACCCCGCTCCCCGACCTCCCGGACTGGGATCACCCACTCCACTGGCGCGGGACGCCGGAACAGACTGCGAACTATGTGCTCCTCCTCGATGCGCTGAACTTCTGCTTCTGGGGAGAACCGCGCTGGCGCATCCGCTATCGGGACCAGCTCTACGACGGCTACTGGGCCCTCGCAGCTGCCCTGCGACGCGCACTGGAACGCGGTCAACCGCTCTACGATGCCAGGTACCTCGCTCAGCTCACCGACGACCAGATCGCCGACCTGTTCGCTGGCGAGGGAACGATCCCTTTGCTCAGCTGGCGTATCGAGCATGTCCGGGAAGTCGCACAGGGTCTTCTCACAGCTTGCGACGGCCAGTTTGCGCATCTCGTGCGCAGTGCAGCCGGGAGCGCCGCCGCGTTAGTGCGTCTGGTCAGTGAGCTCTTCCCCTCCTTCCGCGATTTCGCTTCCTACGCTGGTCTCGTCGTGCCGTTCTCCAAGCGTGCGCAACTGCTCTGCACCGACCTCGCCGGCGCCTTCCAGGGTCGCGACCTCGGCTCCTTCCACGACCTCGATGCGCTCACCGCGTTCGCTGACTACAAGCTTCCCCAAGTGCTCCGCTTCTACGGTGCGCTCCGATACGCGGAACCCCTGGCACGCCGCATCGATGCACGCGAGGAGATCCCGGCTGGTTCCCCCGAGGAAGTCGAGATCCGAGCCGCGACCGTCTGCGCCGTCGACGAACTCGTCGCTCGCCTGCACGCGCAGGGCCAGGTTGCAGCTGCCTGGCAAGTCGACTGGGCTCTCTGGCAACTCGGCCAGTCGTTGCCGCCCGATGCACCGCCGTACCACCGTACCCGGACACGCTTTTACTGA
- a CDS encoding enoyl-CoA hydratase/isomerase family protein, producing the protein MNELLVERSGPVATIVLNRPQSLNALTFAMWRELARLVRAFSTDRDIRVLILRGAGERAFSAGADIHEFPVLRTGGAAAATYDAAVAEALRAIIEAPQAVIAVIRGIAVGGGLELAAACDLRIATEDARLGLPIARLGVMPGLGECRALLRLLPPGKIVELILRSELVDAEEAHRLGLVSEVVAVDRLEARVREWVERLTALSPDTIRATKAVLQLATSGGDERDERYRELLDSVYSGEAYREGVRAFLEKRSPNF; encoded by the coding sequence ATGAACGAGTTGCTCGTCGAACGCAGTGGACCAGTCGCGACGATCGTGCTGAACCGGCCGCAATCGTTGAATGCGCTGACTTTCGCGATGTGGCGGGAACTGGCACGGCTGGTTCGCGCGTTCAGCACCGATCGGGATATCCGTGTGCTGATCCTGCGCGGTGCAGGGGAACGTGCCTTCAGCGCCGGTGCGGATATTCACGAGTTTCCGGTGTTGCGGACCGGCGGTGCGGCAGCTGCAACATACGATGCAGCTGTCGCGGAGGCACTCCGCGCCATCATAGAGGCGCCGCAGGCAGTGATCGCCGTCATCCGCGGTATCGCGGTCGGCGGTGGTCTCGAGCTGGCTGCGGCGTGCGATCTCCGGATCGCGACCGAGGATGCTCGGTTGGGACTGCCGATCGCCCGGCTCGGCGTCATGCCAGGGCTCGGCGAGTGCCGGGCGCTCCTGCGTCTTCTGCCGCCGGGGAAGATCGTCGAGCTGATCCTGCGCAGTGAGCTGGTCGATGCAGAGGAAGCCCACCGGCTCGGACTCGTGAGCGAGGTCGTCGCCGTCGACCGACTGGAGGCACGAGTTCGGGAGTGGGTGGAACGTCTGACCGCGCTTTCACCGGACACGATCCGGGCGACCAAGGCTGTGTTGCAGCTGGCGACGAGTGGGGGCGACGAGCGGGACGAGCGGTACCGGGAGTTATTGGACAGCGTGTACAGCGGAGAAGCCTACCGCGAAGGGGTGCGCGCGTTTTTGGAGAAGCGCAGTCCGAACTTCTGA
- a CDS encoding Y-family DNA polymerase, producing the protein MGRVPSLPQRATKHQRSVSDRSLVEARRRCPEAIVLRTESAYYRGLSRSFRQLLGRLTDRIEMLSIDEACLELGKHIGRPDTVRRAGEELRARMAQELGLTATIGVATNRTLAKVAAELAKPNSFRLIEPGTEQEFLAPLPIEVLPGIGPRAATELRRLRIERLRQVAAAPSHLLEPVFGRRAELVRELAAGRDLRPVGFGRKGPKSLGHEETFAQDLTDPRQVAAATFRLADRVASELRSAGLQGRIVAVKVCFADFRTVTRQRAPVEASADRAVVGQVACELVRTLLAKEREPVRLLGVRVGVSSERALRLRLFTASRDPLRCERVLAAIDILRARGLPIQPGWFTKRRD; encoded by the coding sequence ATGGGCCGCGTGCCGTCGTTGCCTCAGCGAGCTACGAAGCACCAGCGTTCGGTATCCGATCGGTCGCTGGTCGAGGCGCGCCGCCGGTGCCCAGAAGCGATCGTCCTGCGAACCGAAAGCGCGTACTATCGGGGACTCTCGCGGTCTTTTCGCCAGCTGCTGGGAAGGCTGACCGATCGGATCGAGATGCTGAGTATCGACGAAGCGTGTCTCGAGCTCGGAAAGCACATCGGCCGGCCTGATACGGTTCGACGCGCCGGCGAGGAGCTGCGCGCTCGCATGGCACAGGAACTCGGGCTGACAGCGACGATCGGCGTAGCGACCAACCGGACTCTGGCCAAGGTGGCGGCGGAACTAGCCAAGCCGAACAGCTTTCGTCTCATCGAGCCGGGAACGGAACAGGAGTTCCTCGCACCGCTTCCCATCGAGGTCCTGCCTGGTATCGGGCCGCGAGCTGCCACGGAACTTCGACGGCTCAGAATCGAGCGGCTCAGACAGGTAGCAGCAGCCCCTTCCCATCTCCTGGAGCCGGTCTTCGGGCGACGCGCCGAGCTGGTGCGCGAGCTGGCGGCCGGCCGGGATCTCCGGCCGGTCGGTTTCGGGCGAAAGGGGCCCAAGTCGCTCGGGCACGAGGAGACGTTCGCGCAGGATCTCACCGATCCGAGACAGGTCGCAGCGGCGACGTTTCGACTGGCTGACCGGGTAGCGAGCGAGCTGCGGTCGGCCGGCCTGCAGGGGCGGATCGTCGCGGTCAAGGTATGTTTTGCCGATTTCCGCACCGTGACGCGCCAGCGAGCACCGGTAGAAGCGTCAGCGGACCGGGCAGTCGTCGGGCAGGTCGCTTGCGAACTCGTGCGCACGCTCCTAGCGAAGGAGCGGGAGCCGGTGCGACTGCTCGGCGTGCGGGTGGGTGTATCGAGCGAGCGGGCGCTCCGGCTCCGGCTGTTCACCGCCTCGCGGGATCCACTGCGGTGCGAGCGGGTGCTCGCAGCGATCGACATTTTGCGGGCACGTGGCCTGCCGATCCAACCCGGCTGGTTCACGAAGCGACGCGACTAA
- a CDS encoding NADPH-dependent FMN reductase: MADEPLRILGIPGSLRRQSYNRGLLLAAQELAPPGVTIGLYELHDLPLYNQDLEEAGPPESVLHFKRAIAEADALLIATPEYNWSVPGPLKNAIDWASRPPATSPLRRKPVAIMGATTGLFGTVRGQLALRQVLLSTESYVLPKPDVLVRDAASLFREGRLVDEPTRQMIRQLVEALVAWTLRFRD; the protein is encoded by the coding sequence GTGGCTGACGAGCCGCTTCGGATCCTCGGCATCCCAGGGAGTCTCCGACGTCAGTCGTACAACCGGGGGCTGCTCCTCGCCGCGCAGGAACTCGCACCCCCTGGGGTCACGATCGGTCTCTACGAACTCCACGATCTACCCCTCTACAATCAGGACCTGGAGGAGGCTGGTCCCCCCGAGTCCGTCCTGCACTTCAAGCGCGCGATCGCGGAGGCGGATGCGCTCCTCATCGCCACGCCCGAATACAACTGGAGCGTTCCCGGTCCGCTCAAGAATGCGATCGACTGGGCTTCCCGACCACCAGCGACGAGCCCATTGCGCCGGAAACCGGTGGCGATCATGGGGGCCACGACCGGCCTCTTCGGGACCGTTCGCGGCCAGCTCGCGCTGCGTCAGGTCCTTCTCTCGACCGAGTCGTACGTCCTTCCCAAGCCAGATGTCCTGGTACGCGACGCGGCCAGCCTCTTCCGGGAGGGTCGACTGGTCGACGAGCCCACCCGGCAGATGATCCGCCAGCTCGTGGAAGCGCTGGTCGCCTGGACGCTCCGTTTCCGCGATTAG